One genomic window of Kiritimatiellia bacterium includes the following:
- a CDS encoding ABC transporter ATP-binding protein: MIRLENVEKVYRVGQTDVPALRGITLEIHRGEFFGLLGPSGSGKSTLMNLIGCLDRPSRGRYWLDGANVEELDDDALSEYRLRHLGFVFQSFNLIPQLTVRENIELPMYYRGVPPAESRARAEKLAEMVGLADRLRHRPAELSGGQCQRVAIARALANDPPVILADEPTGNLDSRTGLQIMELLASLNRDGRTVILVTHEPDIAAYARRRIWLRDGQIEREEVAAS, translated from the coding sequence ATGATCCGGCTCGAGAACGTCGAGAAAGTGTATCGCGTCGGCCAGACCGACGTGCCCGCGCTGCGGGGGATCACACTGGAAATCCACCGGGGGGAGTTCTTTGGCCTGCTCGGCCCCAGCGGCTCGGGCAAGAGTACCCTGATGAACCTGATCGGCTGTCTCGACCGCCCCAGCCGCGGCCGCTACTGGCTGGACGGCGCGAACGTGGAAGAGCTGGACGACGACGCGCTCAGCGAATACCGGCTGCGGCACCTGGGCTTTGTGTTCCAGAGCTTCAACCTGATCCCCCAGCTCACCGTGCGCGAGAACATCGAGCTGCCCATGTACTACCGCGGAGTCCCGCCGGCGGAAAGCCGCGCGCGCGCGGAGAAGCTCGCCGAGATGGTCGGGTTGGCCGACCGCCTCCGTCACCGACCGGCGGAGCTCTCCGGCGGCCAGTGCCAGCGCGTGGCGATCGCCCGCGCGCTGGCGAACGATCCGCCCGTGATCCTCGCCGACGAGCCGACCGGCAATCTCGACAGCCGCACCGGTCTGCAAATCATGGAGCTGCTGGCGTCGCTCAACCGCGACGGTCGAACAGTGATTCTCGTCACTCACGAGCCAGACATCGCCGCCTACGCCCGCCGCCGCATCTGGCTGCGGGACGGACAGATCGAACGGGAAGAGGTCGCCGCGTCGTGA
- a CDS encoding ABC transporter permease: MTLIGLVRNLRLGVKDILLHKTRSLLTTLGVVFGVGSVIAMLAVGEGASQEALNEIRKVGSRNIIIQSQKVVDEEISSRRYIRMSVYGLKYEDAERIRELGPAIRRIVPVRLMRRDGMLGMRRMELRVVATHPTWFELVPRRVVAGRVLREEDARHFARVCVLTETGARRLLAAEHVIGEKIQIGNQFFEVIGIVESGVSGRNIAVPDEEVDAYVPMNVQLQLFGEINARITSGSREMEKVELHQILVEIERDEMVEPMARAIEAMLRTFHPRKDYKLSVPLALLRQAERTKRTFNIVLGSIAGISLLVGGIGIMNIMLASVTERTREIGVRRAIGARRGQIVQQFLIETVVLSGVGGMIGIAVGVLIPLLITRVSGMPTLVPLYSLVLSFGISVSIGLIFGLYPAVRAARLDPIVALRHE; encoded by the coding sequence GTGACGCTGATCGGCCTCGTGCGAAATCTGCGGCTGGGGGTGAAGGACATCCTGCTGCACAAAACCCGCTCGCTGCTGACCACCCTCGGCGTGGTGTTCGGCGTCGGCAGCGTGATTGCGATGCTGGCGGTCGGCGAAGGGGCCAGCCAGGAGGCGCTCAATGAGATCCGCAAAGTCGGCAGCCGCAACATCATCATCCAGTCGCAGAAAGTCGTGGACGAGGAGATCTCGTCGCGGCGCTACATCCGGATGAGCGTCTACGGTCTGAAATACGAGGACGCGGAACGGATCCGGGAGCTCGGCCCGGCGATCCGCCGGATCGTACCGGTGCGCCTGATGCGACGGGATGGGATGCTCGGCATGCGCCGGATGGAACTGAGGGTGGTTGCGACCCACCCGACTTGGTTTGAGCTGGTTCCGCGCCGAGTGGTCGCCGGCCGCGTGTTGCGCGAGGAGGATGCGCGCCACTTCGCCCGCGTCTGCGTGCTCACCGAGACCGGCGCGCGCCGGCTGCTGGCCGCCGAACACGTGATTGGGGAAAAAATTCAGATCGGCAACCAGTTCTTCGAGGTGATCGGCATTGTCGAAAGCGGCGTGAGTGGTCGCAACATTGCGGTTCCGGACGAGGAGGTGGACGCGTACGTACCGATGAACGTCCAGCTCCAGCTCTTCGGCGAGATCAACGCGCGGATCACGTCCGGCAGCCGGGAGATGGAGAAGGTGGAGCTGCACCAGATCCTTGTGGAAATTGAGCGCGATGAGATGGTTGAACCAATGGCCCGCGCGATCGAGGCGATGCTGCGCACGTTTCATCCGCGAAAAGACTACAAACTGAGCGTCCCGCTCGCGCTGCTCCGGCAGGCGGAGCGCACGAAGCGCACCTTCAACATCGTGCTCGGCTCGATCGCCGGCATCAGCCTGCTGGTCGGCGGGATCGGCATCATGAACATCATGCTCGCGTCTGTCACGGAACGGACTCGCGAGATCGGCGTCCGCCGTGCAATCGGCGCGCGCCGCGGGCAGATCGTCCAGCAGTTCCTGATCGAAACAGTGGTGCTCTCAGGTGTGGGCGGTATGATCGGGATCGCGGTCGGCGTGCTGATCCCGCTGCTGATCACGCGTGTGTCCGGCATGCCGACGCTGGTGCCGTTGTACAGCCTGGTGCTGTCGTTCGGGATCAGCGTCTCGATCGGGCTGATCTTCGGGCTCTACCCGGCGGTCCGCGCCGCGCGGCTCGATCCGATCGTCGCGCTGCGCCACGAGTAA
- a CDS encoding DMT family protein encodes MNRHLLISVGLLTCSNVFMTFAWYAHLRNLAHRPWFVAAIASWAIALFEYLLQVPANRIGHQALSVPQLKILQEAITLTVFVPFSVLYLKEPVRSDYLWAALCILAAVFFVFRARLAGG; translated from the coding sequence ATGAATCGGCATCTGTTGATCTCGGTGGGGCTGCTCACCTGTAGCAACGTGTTCATGACGTTTGCGTGGTATGCGCACCTGCGCAACCTCGCGCACCGGCCGTGGTTCGTCGCCGCGATTGCGAGCTGGGCGATCGCGCTGTTCGAGTATCTGTTGCAGGTGCCGGCGAACCGGATCGGACATCAGGCGCTGAGCGTGCCGCAGCTGAAAATCCTGCAGGAGGCGATCACGCTGACGGTGTTTGTGCCGTTTTCGGTCCTCTACCTGAAGGAGCCAGTGCGCTCGGACTACCTGTGGGCGGCGCTCTGCATTCTGGCGGCGGTCTTTTTTGTCTTTCGTGCTCGGCTCGCCGGCGGCTGA
- a CDS encoding 6-phosphofructokinase, with protein MVIAQSGGPTAVINQSLVGAIVEAKKHREIRGIYGSLHGLKGLLEDRLCDLRKETPANLELVARTPAAALGSVRKKPTPEDCARVFEVLRRREVRYFFYIGGNDSAETTHIIAEEARKAGFPIRCFHICKTIDNDLRENDHTPGFGSAARFVALAFMGDNLDNRSLPGVKINVVMGRHAGFLTAASALARVFPDDGPHLIYLPERPFSMDKFLEDVKAIYAKHGRCVVAVSEGIADEQGEPIVAKFTRETDSHGNVQLSGTGALGDLLAQMVRAKAEISRVRADTFGYLQRSFVGVVSAVDAREARRVGEMAVRFAVSGRHESGSTAIRRLPGRAYKVAIDSVELSKVAKETRHMPDEFISPAGNDVTPAFLEYVRPLVGELPKIGRLKAVLLPKV; from the coding sequence ATGGTGATCGCGCAGAGCGGCGGCCCAACCGCCGTGATCAATCAGAGTCTCGTCGGCGCGATCGTCGAGGCAAAGAAACACCGGGAGATCCGCGGAATTTACGGGTCGCTCCACGGGCTGAAAGGTCTGCTCGAGGATCGCCTCTGCGATCTGCGCAAGGAGACGCCCGCGAACCTCGAACTGGTCGCGAGGACGCCCGCCGCGGCGTTGGGCTCGGTCCGGAAGAAGCCCACCCCGGAAGACTGTGCGCGGGTGTTCGAGGTGCTGCGCCGGCGCGAAGTCCGCTATTTCTTCTATATCGGTGGGAACGACAGCGCCGAGACCACTCACATCATTGCGGAGGAGGCGCGCAAGGCCGGCTTCCCGATCCGCTGCTTCCACATCTGCAAGACGATTGACAACGACCTGCGCGAAAACGACCACACCCCCGGTTTTGGCAGCGCGGCGCGCTTTGTCGCGCTCGCGTTCATGGGCGACAACCTCGACAACCGTTCACTGCCGGGCGTGAAGATCAACGTGGTGATGGGTCGTCATGCCGGCTTCCTCACCGCCGCCTCCGCGCTCGCGCGGGTGTTTCCGGATGACGGTCCGCATCTGATTTATCTGCCCGAGCGGCCGTTTTCGATGGACAAGTTTCTCGAGGACGTGAAGGCGATCTACGCGAAGCACGGTCGCTGTGTGGTCGCGGTGTCGGAGGGCATCGCGGACGAACAGGGCGAGCCAATCGTCGCGAAGTTCACTCGCGAAACGGACTCGCACGGCAACGTGCAGCTCAGCGGCACCGGTGCGCTGGGCGATCTGCTGGCGCAGATGGTGCGCGCGAAGGCGGAGATCAGCCGGGTGCGGGCCGATACGTTCGGTTATCTGCAGCGCTCTTTTGTGGGGGTTGTCTCCGCGGTGGACGCTCGCGAGGCGCGCCGCGTGGGCGAAATGGCGGTGCGTTTCGCGGTCTCCGGTCGGCACGAGAGTGGCAGCACCGCGATCCGGCGGCTGCCGGGTCGCGCCTACAAGGTGGCGATCGATAGTGTCGAACTCTCAAAGGTCGCGAAGGAAACGCGGCACATGCCCGACGAGTTCATCTCGCCGGCGGGCAACGACGTGACGCCGGCGTTTCTGGAGTATGTGCGGCCGCTGGTGGGCGAGCTGCCGAAGATCGGGCGGCTGAAGGCGGTGCTGCTGCCGAAGGTGTAG
- a CDS encoding 30S ribosomal protein S1 encodes MAHKTTTRSPAVTGPDAQRAALEKMYEETLRDFTEGAIVTARVLEVRPTEVLVDIGYKSEGTLPASEFREGLDQLRPGDQFEVLIENLENDDGLVEVSKVRAEQQRKWENIVLNCTEGSAVTGEVKARVKGGMIVDIGVDAFVPASQLDVGAVKNPDDYLGKTLEFKIVKINKERRNVVLSRRELLEERRREAKRELLRDIRPGQIRRGVVKNLTEYGAFVDLQGMDGLLHITDMSYRRLNHPSEVVQVGQEVEVVVLSVDHEKERISLGLKQRMANPWEGVEDRYPVNSRVRGKVVSLVPYGAFVELEPGVEGLIHVSEMSWTKRVVKASDVLKVGDEVEAVVLGVSAADQKISLGLRQTLENPWERVQERYPIGSRVKGRVRNFTNYGAFVEIEEGIDGMIHVSDLSWTRKVNHPSEVLQKDQEVECVVLEVDPTEQRISLGLKQAQPDPWSGVQQRYRVGQRVKGRVSKVASFGAFVELEEGIDGLVHISQISDERVSRVRDVLQPGQEVEARVIKIDPVERKIGLSIKAAQVPDEEFTVSDEMLQGLRPGENLVDIAGAFEEAFGSLGTKEWHPGESSRDDRDGPAS; translated from the coding sequence ATGGCACACAAGACGACAACCCGGAGCCCGGCGGTCACCGGGCCGGACGCACAACGTGCGGCGCTCGAAAAAATGTACGAAGAGACGCTGCGCGATTTTACCGAGGGCGCGATTGTGACCGCTCGCGTGCTCGAGGTGCGGCCGACGGAGGTCCTGGTCGATATCGGCTACAAGTCCGAGGGCACGCTGCCGGCATCGGAGTTTCGCGAGGGGCTCGACCAGCTGCGGCCTGGCGACCAGTTCGAAGTTCTGATCGAAAACCTTGAAAACGACGATGGCCTCGTCGAGGTCAGCAAGGTGCGCGCCGAGCAGCAGCGCAAATGGGAGAACATCGTGCTCAACTGCACCGAGGGGAGCGCGGTGACCGGCGAGGTGAAGGCGCGGGTGAAGGGCGGCATGATCGTAGACATCGGCGTGGACGCGTTTGTGCCGGCGTCCCAGCTCGATGTGGGCGCAGTGAAGAACCCGGACGACTACCTCGGGAAGACGCTCGAGTTCAAGATCGTGAAGATCAACAAGGAGCGGCGCAACGTGGTGTTGTCCCGTCGCGAGCTGCTGGAGGAGCGGCGCCGCGAGGCGAAACGGGAGCTGTTGCGCGACATCCGGCCCGGCCAGATCCGTCGCGGCGTCGTGAAGAACCTCACCGAGTACGGCGCGTTCGTGGACCTGCAGGGCATGGACGGCCTTCTGCACATCACCGACATGTCCTACCGCCGGCTGAACCACCCCTCGGAGGTGGTGCAGGTCGGCCAAGAGGTCGAGGTGGTGGTGCTCAGCGTGGACCACGAGAAAGAACGGATCTCGCTGGGCCTGAAACAGCGCATGGCGAACCCGTGGGAGGGCGTCGAAGACCGCTATCCGGTGAATTCGCGCGTTCGCGGCAAAGTGGTCAGCCTCGTCCCCTATGGCGCGTTCGTGGAGCTGGAGCCGGGCGTGGAAGGGTTGATCCACGTGTCCGAAATGTCGTGGACGAAGCGGGTGGTGAAGGCGTCGGACGTGCTGAAGGTCGGCGACGAGGTAGAGGCGGTGGTGCTGGGCGTGAGCGCGGCGGACCAGAAAATTTCGCTGGGGCTCCGTCAAACCCTCGAAAACCCCTGGGAGCGCGTGCAGGAACGCTATCCGATCGGCAGCCGCGTGAAGGGACGCGTGCGCAATTTCACCAACTATGGCGCGTTTGTCGAAATTGAGGAGGGGATCGACGGCATGATTCACGTGTCCGATCTCTCGTGGACGCGCAAGGTCAACCATCCCTCCGAGGTGCTGCAGAAGGATCAGGAGGTCGAGTGCGTGGTCCTCGAGGTGGATCCGACCGAACAACGCATCAGCCTCGGTTTGAAACAGGCGCAGCCGGACCCGTGGTCGGGTGTGCAGCAACGGTACCGCGTCGGCCAACGCGTGAAGGGACGCGTATCGAAGGTCGCCTCGTTTGGGGCCTTCGTGGAGCTGGAGGAGGGAATCGACGGGCTGGTCCACATCAGCCAGATCAGCGACGAGCGGGTCTCGCGGGTTCGCGACGTGCTGCAACCGGGCCAGGAGGTCGAGGCGCGCGTGATCAAGATCGACCCGGTCGAACGGAAGATCGGTCTGAGCATCAAGGCGGCACAGGTGCCCGACGAGGAGTTCACCGTCAGCGACGAAATGCTGCAGGGCCTGCGGCCGGGCGAAAACCTGGTGGACATTGCGGGCGCGTTCGAAGAGGCGTTTGGCTCGCTCGGCACGAAAGAGTGGCACCCCGGCGAATCGTCGAGGGACGACCGCGACGGGCCGGCTTCCTGA
- the tyrS gene encoding tyrosine--tRNA ligase: MNAQVAAQLEALASRTVDLVSREELAHRLHTCATEGRPLRIKYGADPSAPDLHLGHVVGLNKLRQFQDLGHTVVFIIGDFTARIGDPSGRSKTRPPLSAQQVAENARTYQAQVFRILREDRTEVRYNSEWLDPLRFDEVIRLAAHVTVAQMLQRDDFGARHAAGRPISLVEFLYPLVQAYDSVMVRADVELGGTDQLFNLLLGRELQTAMGQPPQVVMTMPLLEGLDGHQKMSKSLGNYVGVTDPPGEMFGKIMSLPDHLMWKYWALVMGCPEAEVRARQAEVAAGRRSPRDEKDELARRIVARFHGTAAADAASAEFAKVFTRREPPSEMPAVSLNDEERASGVRLYALLVRAGLAPTNSEARRLILQGAVEVGGERITDPTALVRPPPGCVIRAGRRGFARIDG, from the coding sequence ATGAACGCGCAGGTGGCCGCGCAACTCGAAGCGCTGGCGAGCCGCACGGTGGACCTCGTCTCGCGAGAGGAGTTAGCTCACCGTCTGCATACCTGTGCGACAGAAGGGCGGCCGCTTCGGATAAAATACGGCGCGGACCCCTCGGCGCCGGACCTTCATCTTGGTCACGTGGTGGGGCTGAACAAGCTCCGCCAGTTCCAGGACCTCGGTCACACGGTGGTGTTCATCATCGGCGACTTCACCGCGCGGATCGGTGATCCGTCCGGCCGCTCGAAGACCCGGCCACCGCTCAGCGCGCAGCAGGTCGCAGAGAACGCCCGCACCTACCAGGCACAGGTGTTCCGCATTCTGCGAGAGGACCGCACCGAGGTGCGCTACAACTCGGAGTGGCTGGATCCGCTCCGGTTTGACGAAGTGATCCGGCTCGCCGCGCACGTCACCGTCGCGCAGATGCTCCAACGTGACGATTTCGGTGCGCGGCACGCGGCCGGCCGGCCCATCTCGCTGGTGGAGTTTCTCTACCCCCTCGTGCAAGCCTACGATTCGGTCATGGTTCGCGCCGACGTGGAGCTGGGGGGGACGGACCAGCTGTTCAATCTGCTGTTGGGCCGCGAGCTGCAGACCGCGATGGGGCAGCCACCGCAGGTGGTGATGACGATGCCGTTGCTGGAGGGGCTCGACGGTCACCAGAAGATGAGCAAGAGCCTGGGCAACTACGTCGGGGTCACGGATCCGCCGGGAGAGATGTTCGGCAAGATCATGTCGCTGCCGGACCACCTGATGTGGAAGTACTGGGCGCTGGTGATGGGCTGCCCGGAGGCGGAAGTGCGGGCGCGGCAGGCCGAGGTCGCCGCCGGTCGCCGCTCCCCCCGCGACGAAAAGGACGAACTGGCGCGGCGGATTGTCGCGCGATTCCACGGAACAGCAGCAGCGGACGCCGCGTCCGCGGAGTTTGCGAAGGTGTTTACTCGGCGGGAGCCGCCCAGCGAGATGCCGGCCGTCTCGCTGAACGACGAGGAGCGGGCGAGCGGCGTGCGGTTGTATGCGTTGTTGGTGCGGGCGGGTCTGGCCCCGACCAACAGCGAGGCCCGCCGACTGATCCTCCAGGGTGCGGTGGAGGTCGGTGGAGAGCGGATCACCGATCCGACCGCGCTGGTTCGGCCTCCGCCTGGCTGCGTGATCCGGGCAGGACGCCGCGGATTCGCACGGATCGACGGTTGA
- a CDS encoding adenylosuccinate synthase: MFTVLIGAQWGDEGKGKVIDVLTERADWVVRYQGGNNAGHTVEIGGVRHVLHLLPSGAMRPGVRCVIGNGVVVDPVALCAEIDELRAAGVDLRDRLFLSDRAHLVLPYHRALDAGREAALGRGERIGTTQRGIGPAYVDKAMRIGLRACALTDPDFPQIVRERLEAANRQLAATGQPALEVGPLAAQIAAAARQLAPHVTDTSRLLDEAWRRGEAVLFEGAQGTMLDVDFGTYPFVTSSNATAGGACTGSGVPPNRISRVIGVLKAYTTRVGEGPFPTELTDATGEALRQAGREFGATTGRPRRCGWWDAVVARYSARINGVQQWALTKLDVLGGFDPIRLCVAYELNGRRLDDVPADARALAACQPVYEEMPGWTGSLQHVRRLEDLPAAARRYLARIEQLTGVPIGILSLGAGRENTIVLDPPGVEHG, from the coding sequence ATGTTCACGGTTCTCATCGGTGCGCAGTGGGGCGACGAAGGCAAAGGCAAGGTCATCGATGTGCTCACCGAGCGGGCCGACTGGGTTGTGCGCTATCAGGGCGGCAACAACGCCGGCCACACGGTGGAGATCGGTGGCGTTCGACATGTGCTGCATCTGCTGCCGTCCGGCGCGATGCGACCCGGCGTCCGATGCGTGATCGGCAATGGGGTGGTGGTGGACCCCGTCGCGCTCTGTGCGGAGATCGACGAGCTGCGCGCGGCGGGTGTGGACCTGCGTGACCGACTGTTCCTGAGCGATCGCGCCCATCTGGTGCTGCCATACCACCGCGCGCTCGACGCGGGACGCGAAGCGGCGCTCGGCCGCGGCGAGCGGATTGGCACCACTCAGCGCGGCATTGGCCCCGCCTACGTGGACAAGGCGATGCGGATCGGGCTGCGCGCGTGCGCGCTCACCGATCCCGACTTCCCGCAAATCGTTCGCGAACGGCTGGAAGCTGCGAACCGACAACTGGCGGCGACCGGACAGCCGGCGCTCGAGGTCGGTCCGCTGGCCGCGCAGATCGCTGCGGCGGCACGGCAGCTGGCTCCCCACGTCACCGACACCTCCCGGCTGCTGGACGAAGCCTGGCGGCGGGGGGAGGCAGTGCTATTCGAAGGTGCACAGGGCACCATGCTCGATGTGGACTTCGGCACGTACCCGTTTGTCACCTCCTCGAACGCGACCGCCGGCGGCGCATGCACCGGCAGCGGCGTCCCGCCCAACCGGATTTCCCGCGTGATTGGCGTGCTGAAGGCCTATACCACGCGCGTCGGTGAAGGCCCCTTCCCCACCGAACTGACCGACGCCACCGGCGAGGCGCTGCGGCAGGCCGGCCGTGAATTCGGCGCCACCACCGGCCGCCCGCGCCGTTGTGGGTGGTGGGACGCGGTCGTCGCGCGCTACTCTGCCCGCATCAACGGCGTACAGCAGTGGGCGCTGACCAAGCTGGATGTGCTCGGCGGGTTTGACCCGATCCGCCTGTGTGTCGCCTATGAACTGAACGGCCGGCGGCTCGATGACGTTCCCGCCGACGCACGCGCGCTCGCCGCCTGTCAGCCAGTTTACGAGGAAATGCCCGGTTGGACCGGCTCGCTGCAGCATGTCCGCCGGCTCGAGGATCTGCCCGCTGCGGCGCGTCGGTACCTCGCGCGCATCGAACAGCTCACCGGCGTGCCGATCGGGATCCTCTCGCTCGGCGCCGGTCGCGAGAACACCATCGTGCTCGATCCCCCCGGCGTGGAGCACGGATGA
- a CDS encoding isoprenyl transferase, whose protein sequence is MNTTAANRIPRHVAIIMDGNGRWARQRGWPRLRGHREGAESISAVLRVCKEVGIEILTLYAFSVENWVRPREEVHGLMRLLRRFLREREHELHEHRTRLRAIGRLQDLPPAVRAELERVIAATAHYRDRQLVLALSYGGRAEIADAARRIAQAVRDGQLDPQSVNEEVVARHLYAPDLPDPDLVIRTSGELRLSNFLLWQISYAELYFTPVLWPDFREEEFRAALASYRGRRRRFGDIQ, encoded by the coding sequence ATGAATACGACGGCGGCCAACCGGATTCCCCGGCACGTTGCGATCATCATGGACGGCAACGGCCGCTGGGCCCGCCAGCGCGGCTGGCCGCGGTTGCGGGGACATCGGGAGGGTGCCGAGTCCATCTCCGCCGTGCTGCGGGTGTGCAAGGAGGTCGGCATCGAAATTCTAACGCTATACGCGTTCAGCGTGGAGAACTGGGTCCGCCCACGGGAGGAGGTGCACGGCCTCATGAGACTGCTGCGCCGTTTTCTCCGCGAGCGCGAGCACGAGCTGCACGAGCACCGGACCCGACTGCGCGCGATCGGCCGACTGCAGGATCTGCCCCCCGCCGTGCGCGCGGAGCTGGAGCGCGTGATCGCCGCCACCGCGCACTACCGCGACCGGCAGCTTGTGCTCGCGCTCAGCTACGGCGGTCGAGCAGAGATCGCGGATGCTGCCCGACGCATCGCGCAGGCGGTCCGCGATGGCCAGCTGGATCCGCAGAGCGTGAACGAAGAGGTCGTCGCGCGTCACCTGTACGCGCCGGACCTCCCCGACCCCGACCTCGTGATCCGGACCAGCGGTGAGCTTCGACTCAGCAACTTTCTGCTTTGGCAGATCTCCTATGCCGAACTCTACTTCACGCCGGTGCTCTGGCCGGACTTCCGCGAGGAGGAATTTCGTGCCGCGCTGGCGTCCTACCGCGGACGCCGACGGCGGTTCGGAGACATTCAATGA
- a CDS encoding phosphatidate cytidylyltransferase, with product MNELRARLRNAVLLIAALAAAMAWARGGWALAVILLVTARAQWEFYALLDAARLPSFRWFGVAGGIAVVSATWWGFRHPGPDGPESLFAHAWFAAFFVIFARQFHQRFNPRPIETMSGTLMGLLYIALPMSFFVRLLMAWGDSPDGRWLLLYMIAVVKAGDAGAYFIGCAIGRHKMIPRISPAKSWEGFFGGVATSVAVSLAAAAGWPASVSPVTIPLAHAGVLGVALSVAGVLGDLAESLLKRAAGVKDAGALLPGLGGLLDVVDSLLPAAPILYLYLRHVVI from the coding sequence ATGAATGAGCTCCGCGCGCGGCTCCGGAACGCGGTGCTACTCATTGCGGCCCTCGCTGCCGCTATGGCCTGGGCGCGCGGGGGATGGGCGCTGGCGGTCATCCTCCTTGTGACCGCACGAGCGCAGTGGGAGTTCTACGCACTGCTCGACGCCGCCCGTCTGCCCAGCTTCCGCTGGTTCGGCGTCGCCGGCGGCATCGCGGTCGTCAGCGCGACTTGGTGGGGGTTCCGACATCCGGGACCGGACGGCCCGGAATCCCTGTTTGCACACGCCTGGTTTGCGGCCTTCTTTGTGATCTTTGCCCGCCAGTTCCACCAGCGCTTCAACCCCCGCCCGATCGAAACGATGTCGGGCACGCTGATGGGCCTGCTGTACATCGCGTTGCCGATGTCATTTTTCGTGCGCCTCCTGATGGCCTGGGGCGATTCGCCGGACGGCCGCTGGCTGCTGCTCTACATGATCGCGGTGGTGAAAGCGGGTGATGCCGGCGCCTATTTCATCGGATGCGCGATCGGGCGGCACAAGATGATTCCGCGCATCTCGCCGGCAAAGAGCTGGGAGGGCTTCTTCGGCGGTGTTGCGACCTCGGTCGCGGTTAGCCTCGCAGCGGCCGCAGGGTGGCCGGCTTCGGTCTCGCCTGTCACCATCCCGCTCGCTCACGCGGGAGTGCTCGGCGTCGCGCTCTCTGTCGCCGGAGTGCTGGGGGACTTGGCAGAATCACTGCTGAAACGTGCGGCCGGTGTCAAGGACGCCGGCGCGCTGCTGCCGGGGCTGGGCGGTCTGTTGGACGTGGTGGACAGCTTGTTGCCGGCCGCCCCCATCCTGTACCTTTACCTCCGCCATGTGGTGATCTGA